AAGATAAGCTTAAAATTAGGGAATAGTTGAAGAAATGTAAAGGGAAAGATGAAAAATAGATGATGAGTCTGGAGCCCCCTGATTGGATGATGAGCAGTTCGCGGGACTGATGTTAATTAAAGGCCAAGCATCTCTTTAGCTGCTTTCACGCCGAGGTCAAAGGCCTTCATGTTGACTTCTACTGCCTTCGGTGGGACGCTCAGCCTTATAACCTCTTTAACGTGTTCGGGGGAAAGTGGAAATCCTGGGGTCTGGGTTAGTGCTCCGATTAAAACGACGTTGGTCGTTATTACGTGCCCCGCTTCAATGGCCAGCTTTTCGGCATCGAATGCCAAGAACTTCCCGCCGAACTCTTCCTCAACGATTCTCTTTATTTCTTCCATGCTTGGGTACTTAGCTAATCCCATTGAGACTTGAACGGGGGGAATTGGCCTAGCATTCGTAAACACTAAACCACCCTTCTTTAGGTAGTTGATGTACCTCAAAGCCTCAACGGGCTCAAAGCTCAAGATGACATCAGCCTTCCCTTCGGGAACCATTGCACCATAAACGTCCTCCCCGAACCTGACGTAAGCAATGACCGAACCGAATCTCTGACTCATTCCGTGAACTTCCCCAACCCTCACCTTATATCCAGCCCTAAGCGCAGCCCAGCCCAATAGATTTGCTG
This window of the Pyrococcus kukulkanii genome carries:
- a CDS encoding indolepyruvate oxidoreductase subunit beta — translated: MKEYNIVITGVGGQGILTAANLLGWAALRAGYKVRVGEVHGMSQRFGSVIAYVRFGEDVYGAMVPEGKADVILSFEPVEALRYINYLKKGGLVFTNARPIPPVQVSMGLAKYPSMEEIKRIVEEEFGGKFLAFDAEKLAIEAGHVITTNVVLIGALTQTPGFPLSPEHVKEVIRLSVPPKAVEVNMKAFDLGVKAAKEMLGL